One window from the genome of Nitrospirae bacterium YQR-1 encodes:
- the cax gene encoding calcium/proton exchanger — MKIGNFEIAVLDFFLIFIPIAVFLELTHANATAIFATSAIAIIPLASIMGRATEHLTEKLGAGIGGFLNATFGNAAELIIAIIAIKEGMYNVVKASITGSIIGNILLVLGLSFFAGGIKVKNLKFNSTAANLNSTMLILSASGLVVPAVIYSLLSDHSMGKVRVDSLNMKLSLAIAIVLFITYVLSLVFSLKSHKHLYGVGNGETGEHETNGVWSTKKALSVLLAATVGISFMSEFLVKSLESATKSLGMNEVFVGVIVVALVGNAAEHSTAIIMALKNKMDVSVSIAIGSSSQVAMFLAPILVFISYFIGPAPMDLAFTPLETLSIAFSVLLVNFISADGETHWMEGVQLLALYIILGIAYFFIF; from the coding sequence ATGAAAATAGGAAATTTTGAAATTGCTGTATTAGACTTTTTTTTGATTTTCATTCCAATTGCTGTTTTTCTGGAATTAACACACGCAAACGCAACGGCGATTTTTGCTACATCTGCGATTGCCATAATTCCGCTTGCCTCTATCATGGGACGGGCCACCGAACACCTGACTGAAAAACTTGGGGCCGGTATCGGTGGATTTCTTAATGCTACATTTGGAAATGCAGCAGAGTTGATTATTGCCATAATTGCTATCAAAGAGGGAATGTATAACGTTGTTAAAGCATCCATAACAGGCTCGATAATCGGCAATATTTTGCTTGTCCTTGGTCTTAGTTTCTTTGCCGGCGGGATAAAAGTTAAAAATCTGAAATTTAATTCAACCGCCGCCAACCTTAACTCCACTATGCTGATTCTCAGCGCCTCCGGTCTTGTGGTTCCTGCCGTTATTTATTCACTGCTTAGTGACCATTCTATGGGGAAAGTACGGGTGGACAGTCTGAACATGAAGTTAAGTCTTGCTATTGCTATAGTGCTGTTTATTACATATGTGTTGAGCCTGGTGTTTTCACTAAAAAGCCACAAGCACCTCTACGGAGTCGGGAATGGAGAAACAGGGGAGCATGAAACTAATGGTGTATGGAGCACTAAAAAAGCCCTGTCTGTGCTTTTAGCTGCAACTGTCGGTATAAGTTTTATGAGTGAGTTTCTGGTTAAATCACTTGAGTCGGCAACTAAATCACTGGGAATGAACGAGGTATTTGTCGGAGTCATTGTTGTTGCCTTAGTTGGTAACGCCGCAGAACATAGTACAGCAATCATCATGGCGCTTAAAAACAAGATGGATGTTTCTGTTTCAATCGCCATCGGCTCAAGCTCTCAGGTAGCCATGTTTCTGGCTCCCATTCTGGTTTTTATCAGTTACTTTATAGGCCCCGCTCCTATGGATCTGGCTTTTACTCCCCTTGAGACCCTCTCCATAGCTTTTTCCGTCTTATTAGTCAATTTTATATCGGCTGACGGGGAGACCCACTGGATGGAAGGCGTGCAACTGCTGGCATTATATATAATTTTAGGCATTGCTTATTTCTTTATTTTTTAA
- a CDS encoding sodium:calcium antiporter, with translation MEHSIVFVFTMLATGLALLIFGADKFTYCAERIGKTLKLPGFVIGAVIISVGTCLPEMIASVFAVLKGTSGIVAGSVIGSNITNTFLVLGVAFLFFKGEYVKINLINLDIPFFISATALFIFMTHDGHYKAADGILSLFGVAIYIWSVFSRKPNPETEEEGEDEAAPATAFTYVLLAVSSVMLYFGGEWTVDYINEIAKIFHINEGVIAGTAVAIASSLPELMISYKFAGKGKLDVALGNVVGSGIFNFFSVVGVASLFSYFTPNPGVLLVAEDTIGKGLPMMAFASIIFTFVIIDKKPSKFEGAMFLLIYVFYLGWMLKWF, from the coding sequence ATGGAACACAGCATTGTCTTTGTTTTTACCATGCTTGCTACAGGGCTGGCTCTTTTAATATTTGGGGCGGATAAGTTTACATATTGTGCCGAACGTATCGGTAAAACCCTTAAACTACCCGGTTTTGTTATCGGAGCGGTGATAATCTCCGTTGGCACGTGCCTGCCTGAGATGATAGCGTCTGTTTTTGCCGTTTTAAAGGGAACTTCAGGAATTGTTGCCGGTAGCGTCATAGGCTCAAACATTACAAACACTTTTTTAGTGCTCGGAGTTGCCTTTCTATTTTTTAAAGGTGAATATGTAAAAATCAATCTTATAAATTTAGATATTCCATTTTTTATATCCGCAACAGCTCTTTTTATTTTTATGACTCACGACGGCCACTATAAAGCTGCTGACGGAATCCTTTCTCTTTTCGGAGTCGCTATCTACATCTGGTCGGTGTTTTCAAGAAAGCCCAATCCGGAGACTGAGGAGGAAGGTGAGGACGAGGCAGCCCCTGCCACGGCTTTTACATACGTACTCCTTGCCGTCAGCTCCGTAATGCTCTACTTTGGAGGCGAATGGACTGTCGATTACATTAATGAAATAGCTAAGATATTTCACATAAATGAAGGGGTTATTGCCGGTACAGCGGTAGCTATTGCATCCTCTTTACCGGAACTGATGATTTCCTACAAGTTTGCCGGAAAGGGCAAGCTGGACGTTGCTCTGGGTAATGTCGTAGGGTCAGGGATTTTTAACTTTTTCTCTGTAGTCGGTGTTGCCTCGCTGTTTAGTTATTTTACACCAAACCCAGGTGTGCTTTTGGTTGCTGAGGACACTATCGGTAAGGGACTGCCCATGATGGCATTTGCCTCTATAATTTTTACCTTTGTCATTATTGACAAAAAACCGTCAAAATTTGAGGGTGCCATGTTTTTACTCATCTATGTGTTTTATCTTGGATGGATGCTTAAGTGGTTTTAA
- a CDS encoding cation:dicarboxylase symporter family transporter: protein MPVVAVVFLFLGLLTAKFSHTVSSHVASWLSTLIDYYKYASPFIIFFVLTYSLSYIFKKSRGEFAVQTIFFFLKTRVLACIWAIAFISLCLKLPLLPETFHGSFSDFENSAITLLLSLSQNTFSYAILLAVLAALLSNKFSVIYEIVSVPFTLIEKFGNILFPLIPVFMFMVGVYIYYLPNEVNDLMLKGGTNAIKFDNFKVFGLSFSSNSPRGLFGIYIVISTLVGFGSLLWHMGFVLFVRKFVTSFSIKHYFSNYWIQMYPFLFATASESLSMPLNLILVKKHFPEINKTIKDFTVSIGSYIGINGTTICVFVMAAAVAKLVGVELSFVELLISIPVVIIIGLGVPGIPGELLLFGAPLAAFYNLPDSVSTVFITIFVGLQLGLPDSFRTGVNSTDNSLVCIYLNSIYKERNI from the coding sequence ATGCCGGTTGTTGCTGTTGTTTTTCTTTTTTTGGGCTTACTGACGGCAAAGTTTTCTCATACTGTTAGCTCTCATGTTGCATCCTGGCTTTCAACACTTATTGATTATTATAAATATGCATCTCCTTTTATAATTTTTTTCGTTTTAACTTACTCGCTTTCTTATATTTTTAAAAAAAGCAGAGGGGAGTTTGCAGTTCAAACGATTTTCTTCTTTTTGAAGACCAGAGTGCTGGCTTGTATATGGGCTATAGCCTTTATATCGCTTTGTCTGAAGTTACCACTTCTGCCGGAAACTTTTCATGGCTCTTTCAGTGATTTTGAAAACTCAGCCATTACTTTACTGTTGTCATTGTCTCAGAATACGTTTTCTTACGCAATACTATTGGCTGTTTTAGCGGCTCTGCTTTCAAACAAATTTAGCGTCATTTATGAAATTGTAAGCGTACCTTTTACGTTGATTGAGAAATTTGGCAATATTCTTTTCCCGTTGATACCGGTTTTTATGTTTATGGTTGGAGTTTACATATATTACCTGCCAAATGAGGTGAATGATTTAATGTTAAAAGGAGGTACAAATGCTATAAAATTCGATAATTTTAAAGTATTTGGCCTGTCGTTTTCATCTAATAGTCCACGGGGATTATTCGGTATCTATATAGTTATTTCAACATTGGTGGGATTTGGGAGTTTGCTGTGGCACATGGGATTTGTACTTTTTGTAAGGAAATTTGTAACCAGCTTTTCTATAAAACACTATTTTTCTAATTACTGGATACAAATGTATCCTTTTTTGTTTGCCACAGCCTCAGAGTCGTTATCAATGCCGCTTAATCTTATTTTAGTAAAAAAGCATTTCCCTGAAATAAATAAAACGATAAAAGACTTTACTGTTTCTATTGGAAGTTATATCGGTATTAATGGAACGACAATATGTGTTTTTGTAATGGCTGCTGCTGTGGCAAAATTGGTCGGGGTTGAACTTTCTTTTGTTGAACTTTTAATAAGTATCCCTGTTGTAATTATTATAGGGCTTGGGGTGCCCGGTATCCCCGGAGAATTGCTGCTTTTTGGAGCTCCTCTGGCAGCCTTCTATAATCTGCCTGATTCCGTCTCTACCGTGTTTATAACAATATTTGTAGGATTACAGTTAGGGCTGCCGGATTCATTCCGAACTGGGGTTAACTCCACAGACAACAGCCTTGTCTGCATTTATCTAAATTCAATTTATAAAGAAAGAAACATCTAA
- a CDS encoding RNA methyltransferase has product MPQIKIKDIITSVQNEKVKDAVLRRQRKKPEQMDSVFVEGKRATETALLSSAIPLRVFVTSEFLNNTVNLSLIRGLSKKGADIYEVSVPVMNKLSDTESPQGIASLFKIYESNTFNLYPATDSVYVVFDGVKDPGNVGTIIRTAEGFGVSGVIILPGTADPFSSKAIRASAGCVFNINVIKAGMDEFLKWITNTGLKLITTVVNGGVPLFEAVLKPPFALVLGQESEGVSSTLINKSTVQTMIPMSGKTESLNVSISAAICLYEMVRQKST; this is encoded by the coding sequence ATGCCGCAAATCAAAATAAAAGACATAATAACGTCTGTACAAAACGAAAAAGTAAAAGACGCAGTGCTCCGGCGGCAAAGAAAAAAGCCCGAACAAATGGATTCTGTCTTTGTCGAGGGTAAACGGGCAACTGAGACGGCGCTTCTCTCAAGCGCTATACCACTGAGGGTTTTCGTTACATCAGAGTTTTTAAATAACACGGTTAATCTGTCCCTCATAAGAGGGTTATCAAAAAAGGGAGCCGATATTTACGAGGTATCCGTGCCGGTTATGAATAAACTCTCCGATACAGAATCTCCGCAGGGAATAGCTTCTCTTTTCAAAATATATGAAAGCAACACTTTCAATCTCTATCCTGCCACTGACTCCGTATATGTAGTCTTTGACGGCGTAAAAGACCCTGGCAATGTGGGAACTATAATACGAACGGCAGAGGGCTTTGGAGTCAGCGGAGTTATTATTTTACCCGGCACGGCTGATCCCTTTAGCTCAAAGGCCATAAGAGCTTCGGCAGGGTGTGTATTTAACATTAATGTTATCAAAGCCGGTATGGATGAATTTTTGAAATGGATTACCAACACCGGTTTAAAACTAATTACCACAGTAGTTAATGGCGGAGTACCACTATTTGAGGCCGTATTAAAGCCTCCATTTGCACTGGTTTTAGGACAGGAGTCGGAAGGGGTTAGCAGCACTTTAATTAATAAATCCACTGTACAGACTATGATACCGATGTCGGGCAAAACCGAAAGTCTGAACGTTTCAATATCGGCGGCTATATGCCTGTATGAGATGGTGAGGCAAAAAAGTACTTAG
- a CDS encoding ATP-binding protein, with product MKIKVKNLGVLRQAEFELGDLTIICGKNNTGKTYATYALFGFLSFWRSVFKIDIPAEFVERLMKDGAADIDLEYFVRKAPDIVKQGCLDYIKHLPNVFASSEKNFSDASFLINIDVNDVNLKKSFERTISSSNNKLFAISKQADDSKFLISLLVDKDDVKVPSQIISQIIGDAVKEILFSSLFPNVFIASAERTGAAIFRKELNFARNRILEEISSKGIEIDPFDLLTKAYSDYPLPVKDNVDFTRQLEEISKKDSFITRQHPDILSDFGNIIGGSYSVTKNEELFFIPKVNKRLKLTMDASSSAVRSLLDIGFYLRHVAKENDLLMIDEPELNLHPENQRRVARLLARLVNTGIKVFLTTHSDYIIKELNTLIMLNHDKTHLKHIMESEGYKKEEMISPYKVRVYIAEEALVNIDGCSRRSKCLTFVPADIDPELGIEVRSFDTTINEMNRIQEAIYFGGGDSE from the coding sequence ATGAAAATAAAGGTAAAAAATTTAGGTGTGCTTAGACAAGCTGAATTTGAGCTTGGAGATTTGACGATTATTTGTGGAAAAAATAATACCGGAAAGACTTATGCCACGTATGCGCTTTTTGGATTTCTTTCGTTTTGGAGAAGTGTTTTCAAAATAGATATTCCTGCAGAATTTGTGGAAAGACTTATGAAAGATGGGGCTGCTGATATTGATTTAGAGTATTTTGTCAGAAAAGCCCCTGATATTGTAAAACAAGGCTGCCTTGACTATATAAAACATCTTCCAAATGTTTTTGCATCTTCAGAAAAAAACTTTTCAGACGCCTCATTTCTTATTAACATAGATGTAAATGATGTAAATCTAAAAAAATCATTTGAAAGAACAATCAGTAGTTCTAATAATAAATTGTTTGCAATCTCAAAACAAGCTGATGATTCCAAATTTCTCATTTCTTTACTTGTTGACAAAGATGATGTAAAGGTGCCTTCCCAGATCATTTCTCAAATAATAGGCGATGCCGTCAAAGAAATCTTATTTAGCAGTCTTTTTCCAAACGTGTTTATTGCAAGTGCTGAACGAACCGGTGCGGCTATTTTCAGAAAAGAACTTAATTTTGCCCGAAATCGTATTCTTGAGGAGATAAGTAGTAAAGGAATAGAAATAGATCCTTTTGATTTACTTACAAAGGCATATTCCGACTACCCTTTGCCGGTAAAGGACAATGTAGATTTTACACGTCAGTTGGAGGAAATTTCAAAAAAAGATAGTTTTATAACAAGGCAGCATCCAGATATATTGTCGGATTTTGGTAATATTATCGGAGGCAGTTACTCTGTGACCAAAAACGAAGAGTTGTTTTTTATTCCAAAGGTAAACAAACGGTTAAAACTTACGATGGATGCAAGCTCCAGTGCCGTCCGTTCTTTGCTGGATATTGGGTTTTACCTGAGACATGTTGCTAAAGAAAATGATCTTCTGATGATAGATGAGCCGGAACTAAACCTTCACCCCGAAAATCAGAGACGAGTCGCACGTTTGTTGGCCAGATTGGTAAACACTGGTATCAAAGTATTTTTAACCACACATAGCGATTACATTATTAAGGAACTAAACACTCTGATAATGCTAAATCACGATAAAACACACTTAAAACATATTATGGAGTCAGAGGGTTATAAAAAAGAGGAGATGATTTCCCCATATAAGGTTAGGGTTTATATTGCAGAGGAGGCTTTGGTTAATATTGATGGATGTAGCAGGAGGTCTAAATGCTTAACATTTGTACCAGCTGATATTGATCCTGAGCTTGGAATTGAGGTAAGGAGCTTTGATACGACTATAAACGAAATGAACCGTATCCAGGAGGCTATCTACTTTGGTGGGGGTGATTCTGAATGA
- a CDS encoding histone deacetylase, with protein sequence MKKTAFIYDDIFLKHEMPDFHPESSERLVAIVKELKSSDVWKSLIHLEPEKASISDLEAIHTDSYISRLQQITRGYLDPDTFMSENTLEAALYAAGAIITAVRKCKTGEIERAFCAVRPPGHHAENSKAMGFCIFNNVAVGARFAQRQGYKKVFIVDFDVHHGNGTQHSFYNDDTVFYFSSHQYPHYPGTGAASETGSGKGKGFTYNVPLNYGAGDKEMHEAYNVKLRELVESFSPDIMLVSSGYDIHKKDPLAGFAVTDDGIRDIVRGILSAKKNIPVIFTLEGGYSLEALASSVTITIEELLNYE encoded by the coding sequence ATGAAGAAAACTGCATTTATATATGACGATATTTTTTTAAAACACGAAATGCCGGACTTTCACCCTGAATCAAGTGAAAGGCTGGTGGCAATAGTAAAAGAGCTGAAGAGCTCTGATGTTTGGAAATCATTAATCCATCTTGAACCGGAGAAAGCCTCAATAAGCGACTTAGAGGCCATACACACAGACTCGTACATTTCACGTCTTCAGCAAATTACCAGAGGCTATCTGGATCCGGATACTTTCATGTCGGAAAACACCCTTGAAGCGGCACTGTATGCTGCAGGCGCCATAATTACCGCCGTTAGAAAGTGTAAGACAGGTGAAATCGAGCGGGCCTTCTGTGCCGTCAGACCTCCCGGGCATCATGCCGAGAACAGCAAAGCTATGGGGTTTTGCATTTTTAATAACGTTGCCGTCGGAGCCAGGTTTGCACAAAGACAGGGCTATAAAAAAGTCTTTATTGTTGATTTTGATGTTCACCACGGCAACGGCACTCAACACAGTTTTTATAACGATGACACGGTGTTTTACTTCAGCTCTCATCAGTATCCTCACTATCCTGGAACAGGAGCCGCATCAGAGACCGGTTCCGGCAAGGGAAAAGGGTTTACCTATAACGTCCCATTAAATTACGGTGCAGGGGATAAAGAAATGCATGAGGCTTATAACGTTAAACTCCGTGAACTTGTGGAATCGTTTTCACCGGATATAATGCTTGTCTCTTCAGGCTATGATATACACAAAAAGGATCCGTTGGCAGGGTTTGCAGTAACCGATGACGGTATCAGAGATATAGTAAGGGGAATCCTGAGCGCTAAAAAGAATATACCCGTAATATTTACCCTTGAGGGAGGCTACAGCCTTGAGGCTCTCGCCTCCTCTGTTACTATAACAATTGAGGAGTTGTTAAATTACGAATAA
- a CDS encoding response regulator, whose translation MSKRVLVVDDEEDTREYLSFVLKENGYQVSVASDGVEGLEKAIDEKPDLIVTDIMMPRKTGIGLLQKLRMDNDLRNTPIIMLSAIKNFIEQASEELDNVENLKQMETLLGNPDSKIEKFFLKFRSFRKMLLIDREGIMEQFRKGELKLAGIPVLPDIFLDKPIEPEEFAHAVSKLIG comes from the coding sequence ATGAGTAAACGAGTTTTGGTTGTGGATGATGAGGAAGACACAAGGGAGTATCTATCTTTTGTTCTTAAAGAAAATGGTTATCAAGTTAGTGTTGCCTCAGACGGCGTGGAGGGCTTAGAGAAGGCTATAGATGAAAAACCGGACCTTATCGTAACAGATATAATGATGCCGAGAAAAACCGGCATTGGCCTATTACAAAAATTAAGAATGGATAATGATTTAAGAAACACTCCCATAATAATGTTAAGTGCAATCAAGAACTTCATCGAACAGGCCTCTGAGGAGCTTGACAATGTGGAAAACCTCAAACAGATGGAGACATTGTTAGGTAATCCTGACAGCAAAATAGAGAAATTTTTCTTAAAATTCCGCTCCTTCCGCAAGATGTTACTCATAGACCGGGAGGGGATAATGGAGCAATTTAGAAAGGGAGAGTTAAAATTAGCTGGTATCCCCGTGCTGCCGGATATTTTTTTAGATAAGCCTATCGAACCGGAGGAGTTTGCACATGCTGTATCAAAGCTGATTGGATAG
- a CDS encoding GAF domain-containing sensor histidine kinase, giving the protein MLIICPQCNIRFEVEKSGIPKDFCCLCGKTMIIKPSVFLRKVTSEPKMMDCPECGYTHDLNKCRHGTEIYCSCCKTIIEVVNLKKEYHGRRKADQKLYLKDMELLGLIETSHLIHSSTRDLNKLLLMIVKVTNAMMAVEGTSIILIEKGAKELVFHSICGVKASKLINFRIKWGEGIVGQCILHEKPIIVNDVMKDTNFCNQADDASGFLTRSTLCVPLMVDNKCMGALQMVNKKSPGGFDDYDKLLSSSIASQVAIAMQNFQLIEESLNAERMASIGMAITGISHCVKNMLNGLKGGMYILNSEIKKLDTKGGLKGYYMLEKNIDRLTDLVNDMLTYSKDRRPEYSKTNVNDIAESIVHLMESKAQELGLKIVFHREDSIHEIMIDQKGIYRCVLNLVSNALEASANKKGAAVEVITKQQGNEILISIKDEGCGIDKKTLKNMFKPFFSTKGSKGTGLGLSVTQKIVNETGGRIEVLSEVGKGSTFNIYLPKKTP; this is encoded by the coding sequence ATGTTAATAATATGTCCGCAATGTAATATAAGATTTGAGGTTGAGAAGTCCGGCATACCAAAGGACTTTTGTTGTTTATGCGGTAAGACCATGATAATAAAGCCTTCTGTGTTTTTACGCAAAGTCACCTCGGAACCAAAAATGATGGATTGTCCCGAATGCGGCTACACACATGACTTAAATAAGTGCCGCCACGGCACTGAAATTTACTGTAGCTGCTGCAAAACAATAATAGAAGTCGTTAACTTAAAAAAAGAATATCACGGCAGACGCAAAGCCGACCAGAAACTTTACCTCAAGGATATGGAATTGCTGGGACTAATTGAGACCTCACATCTTATCCACTCCTCAACCCGCGACCTGAACAAGCTGCTCCTTATGATAGTGAAAGTTACCAATGCAATGATGGCGGTAGAGGGAACCAGCATTATATTGATAGAAAAAGGGGCTAAGGAATTAGTGTTTCATTCCATCTGCGGTGTTAAGGCATCTAAGCTCATAAATTTCAGGATAAAGTGGGGAGAGGGAATTGTAGGGCAGTGTATCTTACATGAGAAACCGATAATTGTAAACGATGTTATGAAAGACACGAATTTCTGTAACCAAGCTGATGACGCAAGCGGATTCCTTACACGTTCCACGTTGTGCGTGCCTCTTATGGTGGACAATAAGTGCATGGGGGCACTGCAAATGGTTAACAAAAAAAGCCCGGGCGGGTTTGACGATTATGATAAACTACTGTCCTCTTCCATTGCATCTCAGGTAGCAATTGCAATGCAGAATTTCCAGTTGATAGAGGAATCGTTAAACGCCGAACGAATGGCAAGCATTGGAATGGCAATAACAGGAATTTCCCATTGTGTAAAAAACATGTTAAACGGCCTCAAGGGTGGTATGTATATCCTGAATTCTGAAATCAAAAAACTCGATACTAAAGGAGGCTTAAAAGGCTACTATATGCTGGAAAAAAACATAGACCGGTTAACCGACCTCGTAAACGACATGCTGACATATTCAAAAGACCGCCGGCCTGAGTATTCAAAGACAAATGTAAACGATATTGCAGAGTCCATTGTTCATCTGATGGAGTCAAAGGCACAGGAACTGGGTCTAAAAATAGTATTTCATCGTGAAGATAGTATACATGAAATCATGATTGATCAAAAAGGCATTTACCGTTGTGTGTTAAACCTGGTGTCTAACGCACTTGAGGCCTCTGCCAACAAAAAAGGTGCTGCTGTGGAGGTTATCACAAAACAACAGGGAAACGAAATCCTGATAAGCATAAAAGATGAAGGGTGTGGGATAGATAAAAAAACCCTTAAAAATATGTTTAAACCATTTTTCAGTACCAAGGGCTCCAAAGGAACCGGCCTGGGTCTTTCCGTGACACAGAAGATAGTCAATGAAACCGGTGGACGAATCGAGGTGCTCTCGGAAGTCGGCAAAGGAAGCACATTTAATATATATTTGCCAAAGAAGACTCCTTAG